The nucleotide sequence AGCATCGCCTGGAACCGAATACGCAGGACATCGCTGGGCTCGGGCACCGGGAGTTTGCCCATCCGCTGCCACAACTGCCGAACGGTACTCAGTTCCTCCCGACAGGCCGGACACTGCGCCAGGTGAGCGTCGAAGGATTCGCGCTCCTGTTCCGGCATCTGGTTGCTCAGCCAGTCGGCCAACAGTAGGTTGGCTTCATCACAGTTCATGGGCTTTGCTTCCATTTTCTATTCGTAGGTAAAGACTTTTCAACGCATTCATGGCCCGATGGACCCGAACCTTTACGGCCCCTTCCGTTGTCGCCAGAATACGGGCAATTTCCTCGTACTTCAATTCCTGAAACCGGCTCAGAATCAACACTTCGCGATTGTCGTCGCTCAGCTTCGACAGCGCTTTGTTTAACACAGCCAGTTCCTGCTCTTTCTGAATCGGCTCGTCGGCGGCAGCGCCCCCGCCAATCGTTTCGACCAGATCGGCTACGTCGTACTTATGGGCAGACCGTTTGTTCTTTTGCACATGATCGGCCAGCACGTTTCGGGCCAGGTGATACATCCAGGTCCGAAATTCGCCATCGCCCGTAAAGGTGTGCCGATACTTCAGCATCCGGAAAAACACGTTCTGAACCAGATCTTCGCTTACGTCCCGCTGCCCCGTCATGTGGTAAAGGAAGCCGAACAAAGGACGATGGTATCGTTCAAAGAGCAAGCCCATCTTGTCCAGATCCCCCGCCTTTACCCGGAGCATGAGTGCGTTATCCGTTAATGAGTTCAAACCGGGTAAGGTGGGTTTAGCGTATCTGGAAGTGGAAACCGGGCTCAATGGCGCAGGTTACAGAAAAAAATGAAAAAAGTTTTGGGGCCACTGGCTACTATAAACCATAAATGCAGAAGCCGCCCGAATGAGCGGCTTCTGGGCACTTGAGGAAGGTTGAACGGTTCTGACACCGCTCAAGGCTGGCGTGGTTTAACACCGGCAAAAAGGTAAGGGAATAGGAATAGATGTCTTTAATGCGATAACTGGGCTTACTGGTTTGCCGTTTTAATACCGAAGCTTCGTTCCGTTTCCCGGATGATGGCCTGTTTTTCCCGCTCGGTTTTGCCGATTACATTGGCGGTTCGCTCAATGACCAGCTCCTCGCCGTCTTTCTGGAAGGTGTACTGCATCCAGAGCCGCCCGTTTTCTTTGTCTTCGCGGTGGATGACCGACGACGGAGCTACATCGCCCGGCGAAAGCGACGAAGACGCATGGGCTTCGAATTGTTCGCTCCGGCTCTCGCTCACTGTACTATAGGCAACCTGCTCATCGCAGTCCGTCTGCTTCGTCCAGACGGCCCGCTTCTTTCCAACCGACACCGCGCTGCGGTTGTCGGTCAGCGACTGGTCCAGTGAGTCAAGGATCCGGTTTTCCAGCGCCTTGACAGCGCTTTCTTCCATGTCTGCTACGTCGAACGAGCGGTTGTAGTGTACCGATCGGCCCGGCTGTTCGATATCTACGCGAATACGGAGTTGCCGACCATCGGTCGTTACTTCTTTCCTTGACGACCGTTGGGCTACTGCGCCAAAGCCAGTCAGGAGCAGTAAAAGGGTAACCAGCGCTTTCATAGAACAAAAAGATAAGAGGAGTTTCGTAGCGGTATGTTTAACAAGGCGGTGTATCTCTCTGGGCACATCTACGATCGTGCCAGCTTAATAAGTAACTATAAATCAATAGATTACACAGAAAATCCCGAAACAAATGTCCGATAATGGACATTATTCGTACGACACCGGACAAGTGATTATATCGTAATCTATTCGGCTCGCAGACTTTTTACCGGATTCATCAGCGCGGCTTTCAGGCTTTGAACGCTCACCGTCAGCAGCGCAATAGCCGCTGCCAGCCCGCCAGCCCCGACAAACAGCCACCATTCCATCTCTACATGATAGGCAAAACTTTGCAGCCACTGCCCGCTGAAATACCAGGCAAGGGGTAGAGCCAGTCCAATAGCGACGCCAACCAGCTTGAGAAAATCTTTGGAAAGCAGCGTAACGACGCTTCCTACGGATGCGCCCAGCACTTTCCGAACGCCAATCTCCTTCGTACGGGCTTCGGCGGCAAAAGCAGCCAGCCCAAACAAACCCAGGCAGGCAATCAGCACGGCAAGGATCGTAAAGGACAGCAGCACCTGCCCCTGCTTTTGTTCGGCCTTGTATTGCTGGGAGAAATTCTGATCCAGAAAATGAAAATTCAGACTGGCTGACGGATCGAACCGGCGGTATACCTGACGGATGGCCGCGAGTGCTTCGGTCATTTTGCTCGCCCGGATGCGCACGTACAGATTGTCTTTGTCGAGGGGGGCCGGCATCTGTAAAACCAGCGGCTCAATCGTATGCTGAAGTGAATACGTATGAAAATCCTTGACGACGCCAATAACCCGCGCTTCCGCCGTCTGGTCTTTACCAACCGAATAGGCTACCCGCTTGCCGATGGGCTCCCGCCAGCCCATTTTTTTCACCAGCGCTTCGTTTACCAGCACCGACGCGGTTGCATCGCCCGGAAACGACTCGGAGAAATTGCGGCCTTTGCTCAATTTTATTTCCAGCGTATTCAGGTAGTCCGGGTCCACAGCGAACTTCTGAACGGTCTGTGTATACGTCGGCATGACGCCGTTCTGCTCGAAAAACATGCCTCGGGAGCCAAGGTCATTGTTGCCGATCGGATTGGTAGCCGCCGACACCTGTTCGACAAACGGACTTTTCTTCAGCTCGTCTTTCAGCGCCTGTACCTGCTTCCGCGCTTCTTCATTTTCAAGGTGGAAGGTCAGCACCTGCTCCTTATTAAAACCAAGGTTTTTGTGCAGTACATAATTCATCTGCCGGTAAATCAGGGCCGAACAGGCAATCAGTACCACGGCGGCCACAAACTGAAACACGACCAGCGACTGCCGGAACTGAACCTTCCCGAACCGATTGCCCAACTGCCCTTTTAACGCCGTAACGGGCCGGAACCCCGACAGCAGCAACGCCGGATACAGTCCACTGCCCACACCCAGCAGAACTGCGAATGAAACCGTAATGACCAACGTTGTGAGCTGGCCATACTGCGTAAGGACAAGCGACCGATCGGCCAGTTCATTGAACCAGGGCAGGAAGGCGTTCGCCAGTAAAGCCCCGGCGGCACAGGCCAGCAGAGCCATTAGAATCGACTCGGTCATAAACTGGCCGATAAGCTGACCCCGGCGGGAGCCGATGGCTTTCCGGACACCTACTTCGCGGGTTCGGGCAATGGATCGGGCGGTGAAGAGATTTACATAATTGATACCGGCAATGAACAGGATCAGCGCGGCTATGATGGCGAATACCGTGACCGTCTGTACGTTGCCATTGGCGCTCAGTTCATAATCCAGGTGCGAATGAAGATGAATGGACGTAAGCGGCTGAAGCTCCATCTGGTAGGTCAGCTCGCCCATTTCGTTTTTAAGATATTTCTGGTAAAATCCCGAAAGTTTGGCTTCCAGCGCTTTTGCATCGCTGCCCCTGGTTAGCAACGCATACGTATAAAGATCCGCATTTTGCCAGCCATTGGTATAGTTGTCCGGGAGCGAACGGAGCGCACTGAACTGCACATGTGAATTTGCCGGCACATCGGCAATAACCCCCGTAACGGTATTCACGAAGTGATTACTGAACTCAACTGGCTGCCCCAGGGCCTTAGCGGCATCGCCAAACAGCTTTTCGGCCAGACTCTCCGTCAGCACAATACTCTGTGGCCGGGTCAGCGCCGTAGCCGGGTGACCGTAGAGGAACGGGAACGTAAAGACGTCAAACACCGTGTTATCGGCAAAAAAGATGTCAGAGACTTCGATTTGTTTATCCTTGTACGTAACCACGCCCCCCCCTTCGGGCTGGATGCGTACGACTTTTTCGATCTCCGGATAATCGGTTTTGAGGGCACCGGCAAAAGGGGCCGAGGTCAGCGCCATGTTGAAATTTCCACCCGCCCAGGCCGCGTGCTGCGCCACCCGAACGACGCGACCGGCATTAGTGTGGAAGCGGTCGTAACTCAGCTCATGCGCAACGTAAAGACTCATCAGACCGGCGGCCGCCATACCAACGCCCATGCCAACGATATTTAAGGTGCTGAATAACCGAT is from Spirosoma taeanense and encodes:
- a CDS encoding RNA polymerase sigma factor — its product is MLRVKAGDLDKMGLLFERYHRPLFGFLYHMTGQRDVSEDLVQNVFFRMLKYRHTFTGDGEFRTWMYHLARNVLADHVQKNKRSAHKYDVADLVETIGGGAAADEPIQKEQELAVLNKALSKLSDDNREVLILSRFQELKYEEIARILATTEGAVKVRVHRAMNALKSLYLRIENGSKAHEL
- a CDS encoding ABC transporter permease; translation: MFRNHLKIAIRNLWKNRLFSTLNIVGMGVGMAAAGLMSLYVAHELSYDRFHTNAGRVVRVAQHAAWAGGNFNMALTSAPFAGALKTDYPEIEKVVRIQPEGGGVVTYKDKQIEVSDIFFADNTVFDVFTFPFLYGHPATALTRPQSIVLTESLAEKLFGDAAKALGQPVEFSNHFVNTVTGVIADVPANSHVQFSALRSLPDNYTNGWQNADLYTYALLTRGSDAKALEAKLSGFYQKYLKNEMGELTYQMELQPLTSIHLHSHLDYELSANGNVQTVTVFAIIAALILFIAGINYVNLFTARSIARTREVGVRKAIGSRRGQLIGQFMTESILMALLACAAGALLANAFLPWFNELADRSLVLTQYGQLTTLVITVSFAVLLGVGSGLYPALLLSGFRPVTALKGQLGNRFGKVQFRQSLVVFQFVAAVVLIACSALIYRQMNYVLHKNLGFNKEQVLTFHLENEEARKQVQALKDELKKSPFVEQVSAATNPIGNNDLGSRGMFFEQNGVMPTYTQTVQKFAVDPDYLNTLEIKLSKGRNFSESFPGDATASVLVNEALVKKMGWREPIGKRVAYSVGKDQTAEARVIGVVKDFHTYSLQHTIEPLVLQMPAPLDKDNLYVRIRASKMTEALAAIRQVYRRFDPSASLNFHFLDQNFSQQYKAEQKQGQVLLSFTILAVLIACLGLFGLAAFAAEARTKEIGVRKVLGASVGSVVTLLSKDFLKLVGVAIGLALPLAWYFSGQWLQSFAYHVEMEWWLFVGAGGLAAAIALLTVSVQSLKAALMNPVKSLRAE